The following are encoded in a window of Amaranthus tricolor cultivar Red isolate AtriRed21 chromosome 2, ASM2621246v1, whole genome shotgun sequence genomic DNA:
- the LOC130805129 gene encoding U3 small nucleolar RNA-associated protein 21 homolog codes for MGIFEAFRAIGYITSSIPFSVQKLGTETFVTVSVGKAWQIYNCAKLNLVLVGPQLPKKIRALASYRDYTFAAYGNKIAVFKRAHQVTTWSSHRAKIKLLYLFGDHILSVDVDGHMFIWAFKGIEQNLEPISHIVLDDRFLPTCIVHPDTYLNKVILGGQKGNLQLWNVNTKKKLYDFKGWNSPISCCVPSPALDVVAVGCADGKIHVHNMRYDEELVTFTHSMRGAVTALSFSTDGQPLLASGGTSGVISIWNLEKRRLQSVIREAHDSAIISLHFFANEPVLMSASADNSIKMWIFDTTDGDPRLLRFRNGHSAPPLCIRFYANGRHILSAGQDRAFRLFSVVQDQQSRELSQRHVARRAKKLRIKEEEIKLKPVVAFDCAEIRERDWCNVVTCHMDTSEAYVWRLQNFVLGEHILKPSEENRTAVKSCAISACGNFAVLGTSGGWVERFNLQSGLSRGSYLDKSERRSCAHDGEVVGVACDSTNTLMITAGYYGDIKVWDFRGRELKSRWEVGCHVIKIVYHRPNGLLATIADDLVIRIFDVVALRMVRKFEGHKDRVTDMCFSEDGKWLLSSSMDGTLRIWDVILARQIDAVQVDVAITALSLSPNMDVLATTHVDQNGVYLWVNQAMFSGSSSIEPYASGKNVQHVSLPSVSTAQGSKDTDLEEGDTEHLYLEKTAKMPIFDQKMPDLITLSLLPKTQWQSLVNLDVIKVRNKPIEPPKKPEKAPFFLSSIPSLSGDIMFKPSEVVNEEPKDGDSRHNFDHMTGLPPSPFVQVLQSAAESKNFSAFTDYIKGLSPSSLDMELRMLQIIDEDEFQELSKGPALLSLGLLLDYFLHEISFRNNFEFVQAVLRLFLKIHGETVRCQSQLQEKAQKLLETHCAVWQSVDRLFQNSRCMIAFLSNSQF; via the exons ATGGGCATTTTTGAAGCCTTTAGAGCAATTGGCTACATTACAAGTTCAATACCTTTCTCTGTTCAAAAACTTGGCACTGAAACTTTCGTCACTGTTAGTGTTGGAAAAGCTTGGCAAATCTACAAT TGTGCTAAGCTTAACTTGGTACTTGTTG GTCCTCAACTCCCCAAGAAAATTCGGGCTTTAGCTTCTTATCGTGATTATACCTTTGCAGCATATGGGAACAAAATTGCAGTATTCAAACGTGCTCATCAG GTTACAACTTGGAGTTCACATAGAGCAAAGATCAAGCTATTGTATTTATTTGGTGACCACATTTTGAGTGTCGACGTTGATGGACATATGTTTATATGGGCATTTAAAGGAATTGAGCAAAATTTAGAGCCCATTAGCCATATTGTGTTGGATGACAGATTTTTACCCACTTGTATTGTGCATCCAGATACTTACTTGAACAAG GTTATTTTGGGGGGCCAGAAAGGCAATTTGCAGCTTTGGAATGTTAACACAAAGAAAAAGCTTTATGATTTCAAGGGTTGGAATTCTCCCATTTCTTGCTGTGTCCCGTCTCCAGCACTAGATGTTGTTGCTGTAGGTTGTGCCGATGGGAAAATCCATGTCCATAATATGCGTTATGATGAAGAGCTTGTCACATTTACACATTCAATGCGTGGTGCTGTGACTGCTTTATCTTTTAGCACAG ATGGGCAACCTCTGTTAGCATCTGGAGGTACTTCTGGTGTCATTAGTATATGGAATCTTGAGAAAAGAAGGCTGCAATCAGTTATAAGAGAGGCTCATGACAGTGCAATTATTTCACTTCACTTCTTTGCAAACGAGCCTGTTCTTATGAGTGCATCAGCAGACAACTCTATTAAA ATGTGGATATTCGACACTACTGATGGGGACCCACGGCTTTTACGGTTCCGGAATGGTCATAGTGCACCTCCTCTTTGTATAAG GTTTTATGCAAACGGTAGGCACATTCTCTCTGCTGGCCAAGATCGAGCTTTCAGGCTTTTTTCCGTTGTTCAG GATCAACAAAGTAGGGAGCTCTCGCAGCGTCATGTTGCTAGAAGAGCCAAGAAGCTAAGGATAAAG GAGGAAGAAATCAAACTGAAGCCTGTTGTAGCATTTGATTGTG CTGAAATTAGGGAGCGTGATTGGTGCAATGTGGTTACTTGTCACATGGACACGTCTGAAGCATATGTTTGGAGACTGCAAAACTTTGTATTGGGAGAGCACATACTAAAGCCCTCTGAAGAAAATCGGACTGCAGTAAAG TCTTGCGCTATTAGTGCATGTGGAAACTTTGCTGTTCTTGGGACATCTGGTGGTTGGGTTGAGCGGTTTAATCTCCAATCTGGGCTAAGCCGAGGGTCTTACTTGGATAAGTCTGAAAGAAGGAGCTGTGCTCATGATGGAGAAGTGGTTGGAGTAGCTTGTGATTCAACAAATACCCTTATGATAACTGCAGGATATTATGGTGATATAAAG GTATGGGATTTCCGGGGTCGTGAGTTGAAATCCAGATGGGAAGTAGGCTGTCATGTAATTAAGATAGTTTACCATAGGCCTAATG GGTTATTGGCTACTATTGCTGATGATTTGGTCATTCGTATATTTGATGTTGTGGCACTTAGAATGGTTCGAAAATTTGAAGGACATAAAGACCGTGTTACCGATATGTGCTTTAGTGAGGATGGAAAATGGCTTCTTTCGTCCAGCATGGATGGAACACTTCGAATTTGGGATGTTATTTTAGCTAGACAAATAGATGCGGTTCAAGTTGATGTGGCCATCACAGCACTCTCTCTGTCTCCTAATATGGACGTCCTTGCAACTACTCATGTTGATCAAAATGGTGTCTACTTATG GGTTAATCAGGCGATGTTCTCTGGATCATCTAGTATTGAACCGTATGCTAGCGGGAAGAACGTTCAGCATGTCAGTTTGCCATCTGTTAGTACAGCTCAGGGTAGTAAAGACACTGATCTTGAGGAAGGAGATACTGAGCATTTATATTTAGAAAAGACTGCCAAAATGCCCATATTCGACCAGAAAATGCCTGATTTAATTACACTCTCACTTTTGCCCAAGACCCAGTGGCAAAGCTTGGTCAATCTGGACGTTATTAAG GTTCGCAATAAACCCATTGAGCCTCCTAAGAAACCTGAAAAGGCGCCATTCTTTTTATCTTCAATTCCGTCTCTTTCAGGGGACATTATGTTTAAACCAAGTGAGGTGGTTAATGAGGAGCCAAAGGATGGAGATTCTAGACATAATTTTGATCACATGACTGGTTTGCCTCCTTCACCATTTGTGCAAGTGCTCCAGTCTGCTGCAGAATCCAAAAACT TTTCAGCATTCACCGATTACATTAAAGGTTTATCTCCTTCATCTTTGGATATGGAGCTTCGAATGCTTCAAATTATTGATGAAGATGAATTTCAAGAACTCAGTAAAGGACCAGCATTGCTTTCACTTGGTCTGCTTTTAGATTATTTCCTTCATGAAATATCTTTCAGAAACAATTTTGAGTTCGTGCAGGCGGTTTTGAGACTGTTTCTAAAG ATTCACGGAGAAACAGTGCGATGTCAATCACAGCTTCAGGAGAAGGCACAGAAGTTATTAGAAACGCACTGTGCAGTGTGGCAAAGTGTAGATAGATTATTTCAGAATTCTAGATGTATGATTGCTTTTCTTAGCAATTCTCAATTTTGA